In Zingiber officinale cultivar Zhangliang chromosome 6A, Zo_v1.1, whole genome shotgun sequence, a single genomic region encodes these proteins:
- the LOC121996186 gene encoding probable mannitol dehydrogenase encodes MADGGSCSSHEYRSPHHSDRKKAMAELGNGKKQASPEEVHPRKAFGWAAKDKSGVLSPFAFSRRNTGADDVTIKILYCGICHSDLHTAKNEWSNAIYPMVPGHEIVGVVTEVGQNVQNFKVGEKVGVGCIVNSCLSCQNCNRDYENYCPRIILTYNSLDVDGTMTYGGYSNMVVVNQHFVIRFPENLPLDKGAPLLCAGITVYSPLKEHGLDVPGKHLGVVGLGGLGHVAVKFGKAFGMKVTVISTSLKKEKEAIERLGADAFLVSSNAEQMQAAMGTMDGIINTVSADHSIAPLAFLLKTHGKMIMVGAPEKPLQLPIFSLILGGKTLAGSCIGGIKATQEMIDFAAKNNITADIELIPISYLNEAMERLTKADVRYRFVIDIGNSLTEA; translated from the exons ATGGCAGATGGTGGCAGCTGCTCGTCGCACGAATATCGATCTCCGCATCACTCGGATCGGAAGAAGGCAATGGCAGAGCTGGGAAACGGGAAGAAGCAAGCGTCCCCAGAGGAGGTGCATCCTCGGAAGGCTTTCGGGTGGGCGGCCAAGGACAAATCCGGCGTCCTCTCTCCCTTCGCCTTCTCGCGGAG GAATACCGGTGCTGATGATGTCACTATAAAAATTTTGTATTGTGGAATCTGCCACTCTGACCTTCACACAGCCAAGAACGAATGGTCAAATGCCATTTACCCAATGGTTCCTGG GCACGAGATCGTGGGTGTCGTAACTGAAGTGGGTCAAAACGTCCAAAACTTCAAGGTAGGAGAAAAAGTAGGCGTGGGATGCATCGTCAACTCCTGTCTCTCCTGCCAAAACTGCAATCGGGACTATGAGAACTACTGCCCTCGCATCATCCTCACCTACAACTCCCTGGACGTCGATGGAACAATGACTTATGGAGGCTACTCCAACATGGTCGTCGTCAACCAACATTTTGTCATCCGCTTCCCTGAGAACCTGCCCCTTGACAAGGGTGCCCCACTGCTATGTGCTGGCATCACAGTCTACAGCCCCCTGAAGGAACACGGCCTCGACGTGCCTGGAAAGCATCTCGGAGTCGTTGGCCTTGGTGGTCTCGGCCATGTAGCTGTTAAATTCGGCAAGGCTTTCGGGATGAAGGTCACTGTTATAAGTACTTCTcttaagaaggagaaggaagccATTGAGCGTTTGGGAGCTGATGCTTTCTTGGTCAGCAGCAACGCTGAACAAATGCAG GCTGCGATGGGCACCATGGATGGTATTATTAACACGGTTTCAGCTGATCATTCCATCGCGCCGTTGGCGTTTCTGTTGAAAACTCATGGGAAAATGATCATGGTGGGAGCACCCGAGAAGCCACTGCAGCTTCCAATCTTCTCCTTGATTTTAG GTGGGAAAACCTTGGCAGGGAGTTGCATTGGAGGAATCAAGGCGACACAGGAGATGATAGACTTTGCGGCCAAGAATAACATAACTGCGGACATAGAGCTCATTCCCATCAGCTACTTGAACGAGGCGATGGAGCGGCTCACGAAGGCTGATGTGAGATATCGTTTCGTTATTGATATTGGCAATTCCTTGACTGAAGCGTAA